In Vibrio sp. FE10, the following are encoded in one genomic region:
- a CDS encoding U32 family peptidase, whose protein sequence is MKYALGPLLYFWPKQDVESFYEQAKSSSADIIYLGEAVCSKRREMKAKHWMDIAKELSASGKQVVLSTMALLEAPSEVNIMKKYIDNGDFAIEANDVSAIQLASESKVPFVVGPAVNTYNARTLNLFLKQGMTRWCMPVELSREWLSNVMTQCEELNIRNKFEVEVFSHGYLPLAYSARCFTARAENKAKDDCETCCIKYPTGLQVDSQEGQSVFNLNGIQTQSGYCYNLVNDLPSMHDLVDVVRLSPLGIDTFSEINNFKANEHGQKPMTIESRQCNGYWHQLAGLEVKNI, encoded by the coding sequence ATGAAATACGCATTAGGCCCTCTACTCTACTTTTGGCCAAAACAGGACGTTGAAAGCTTCTATGAGCAAGCAAAGTCTAGCTCTGCCGACATCATCTACCTTGGTGAAGCGGTGTGTTCAAAACGCCGTGAGATGAAAGCCAAGCACTGGATGGATATTGCCAAAGAGCTGTCAGCTTCTGGTAAGCAAGTGGTGCTATCGACGATGGCCTTGTTGGAAGCGCCAAGCGAAGTCAACATCATGAAGAAGTACATCGACAATGGTGACTTTGCGATTGAAGCCAACGATGTATCTGCCATTCAACTAGCCAGCGAAAGCAAAGTACCTTTCGTGGTTGGCCCTGCGGTTAACACCTACAATGCACGCACGCTGAACCTGTTCTTGAAGCAAGGTATGACGCGCTGGTGTATGCCCGTTGAGCTTTCTCGTGAATGGCTGAGCAACGTCATGACACAATGCGAAGAGCTTAATATTCGTAATAAGTTCGAAGTCGAAGTGTTTAGCCACGGCTACTTACCGCTTGCTTACTCAGCACGCTGCTTTACCGCTCGCGCTGAAAACAAAGCCAAAGACGATTGCGAAACCTGCTGCATCAAATATCCAACAGGTCTGCAAGTCGATAGCCAAGAAGGTCAGTCGGTCTTTAACCTTAACGGCATCCAAACCCAATCGGGTTACTGCTACAACCTAGTCAATGACTTGCCGAGCATGCATGATTTGGTCGACGTGGTTCGTTTAAGCCCGTTAGGTATCGATACCTTCTCTGAGATCAACAACTTCAAAGCCAATGAGCATGGTCAAAAACCGATGACCATTGAAAGCCGTCAATGCAACGGTTACTGGCACCAACTTGCAGGTTTAGAAGTTAAGAACATCTAA
- the rbfA gene encoding 30S ribosome-binding factor RbfA, with amino-acid sequence MSKEFSRTQRVSQQLQKELALILQREVRDSRIGMVTISDVEVSRDLAYAKVFVTFLCIGEQTPESCLAALKEHEVPVRMALGKRIRHRLTPEVRFTYDNTLVEGMRMSNLVSEVLNDDKRKQEEAGRTEDTQSKDEE; translated from the coding sequence ATGTCAAAAGAATTTAGCCGCACACAACGTGTGTCTCAGCAGCTTCAAAAAGAGCTAGCACTTATCCTACAACGTGAAGTTCGTGACTCACGCATTGGTATGGTAACGATTTCAGATGTAGAAGTGTCTCGTGACCTTGCTTACGCAAAAGTGTTCGTGACTTTCCTATGTATCGGTGAGCAAACACCTGAATCATGTCTTGCTGCTCTTAAAGAGCATGAAGTGCCAGTTCGTATGGCTCTTGGTAAGCGTATTCGTCACCGTCTAACACCTGAAGTTCGCTTTACTTACGACAACACTTTGGTTGAAGGCATGCGTATGTCTAACCTAGTTAGCGAAGTATTGAACGACGACAAGCGTAAGCAAGAAGAAGCTGGCCGTACTGAGGATACTCAGTCTAAGGACGAAGAGTAA
- the pnp gene encoding polyribonucleotide nucleotidyltransferase: MFEKPVVKSFQYGNHTVTLETGVMARQATAAVMATMDDTSVFVSVVAKKEAVAGQDFFPLTVNYQERTYAAGKIPGGFFKREGRPSEGETLTARLIDRPIRPLFPSAFKNEVQVIATVVSINPDVNPDMITMIATSAALAISGAPFNGPIGAARVGHIDGELVLNPSNTELENSKLDLVVSGTEGAVLMVESEADNLSEEEMLSAVVYGHDQQQVVIKAINEFAAEVATPSWNWEAPVVNTELKARVAELAETRLSDAYQITEKMARYEQVGAIKTEAVAALLAQDVNLDEREIRGMLGSLEKNVVRSRIIAGNPRIDGREKDMVRALDVRTGVLPRTHGSSLFTRGETQALVTATLGTQRDAQIIDSLMGEKKDNFLLHYNFPPYCVGETGFVGSPKRREIGHGKLAKRGIQAVMPSVDEFPYTVRVVSEITESNGSSSMASVCGTSLALMDAGVPIKASVAGIAMGLVKEGDDFVVLSDILGDEDHLGDMDFKVAGTNAGITALQMDIKIEGITKEIMQIALNQAQGARKHILSVMDEAISGAREDISEFAPRIHTMKISSDKIKDVIGKGGAVIRALCEETGTTIEIEDDGTIKIAATEGAAAKEAIRRIEEITAEVEVGRIYQGKVARLADFGAFVTILPGKDGLVHISQIADKRVEKVSDYLTEGQEVPVKVLEIDRQGRVRLSMKEAVETPAEGEAPAAE, from the coding sequence ATGTTTGAAAAACCAGTTGTAAAATCGTTCCAGTACGGTAACCACACCGTTACTCTAGAAACGGGCGTAATGGCACGTCAAGCTACTGCTGCTGTAATGGCGACTATGGACGATACATCAGTATTCGTTTCTGTTGTTGCTAAGAAAGAAGCTGTTGCAGGCCAAGATTTCTTCCCTCTAACAGTTAACTACCAAGAGCGTACATACGCTGCGGGTAAAATCCCTGGTGGTTTCTTCAAGCGTGAAGGTCGTCCTTCTGAAGGCGAAACGCTAACAGCTCGTCTGATTGACCGTCCAATTCGTCCACTTTTCCCAAGTGCGTTTAAAAACGAAGTTCAAGTTATCGCTACGGTTGTTTCTATCAACCCTGACGTAAACCCAGACATGATCACTATGATCGCAACGTCTGCTGCGCTTGCTATCTCTGGTGCTCCATTCAATGGTCCTATCGGTGCTGCACGTGTTGGTCACATCGACGGCGAACTTGTTCTTAACCCATCAAATACTGAGCTTGAAAACTCTAAACTAGACCTAGTTGTGTCTGGTACAGAAGGCGCAGTACTAATGGTTGAATCTGAAGCAGATAACCTGTCTGAAGAAGAAATGCTTTCAGCTGTTGTTTACGGTCATGACCAACAACAAGTTGTAATCAAAGCGATCAACGAATTTGCAGCTGAAGTTGCAACTCCATCTTGGAACTGGGAAGCACCAGTAGTTAACACTGAGCTTAAAGCTCGTGTTGCTGAACTGGCTGAAACTCGTCTATCTGACGCGTACCAGATCACTGAGAAAATGGCTCGTTACGAGCAAGTTGGCGCAATCAAAACTGAAGCGGTTGCTGCTCTTCTAGCTCAAGACGTAAACCTAGATGAGCGCGAAATCCGCGGCATGCTTGGTTCTCTAGAGAAAAACGTAGTACGTAGCCGCATCATTGCTGGCAACCCACGTATCGATGGCCGTGAAAAAGACATGGTTCGTGCGCTAGACGTACGTACTGGTGTTCTTCCACGTACACACGGTTCTTCTCTATTCACTCGTGGTGAAACTCAAGCACTTGTTACTGCAACGCTTGGTACACAACGTGATGCACAAATCATCGACAGCCTAATGGGTGAGAAGAAAGACAACTTCCTTCTACACTACAACTTCCCTCCATACTGTGTAGGTGAGACTGGTTTCGTTGGTTCTCCTAAGCGTCGTGAAATTGGTCACGGTAAGCTTGCTAAACGTGGTATCCAAGCAGTAATGCCTTCTGTTGACGAATTCCCATACACCGTTCGTGTTGTATCGGAAATCACAGAATCTAACGGTTCTTCTTCAATGGCTTCTGTATGTGGTACATCTCTAGCACTTATGGATGCTGGTGTTCCAATCAAAGCTTCTGTTGCGGGTATCGCAATGGGTCTTGTTAAAGAAGGCGACGATTTCGTTGTTCTTTCTGACATCCTTGGCGACGAAGATCACTTAGGTGACATGGACTTTAAAGTAGCAGGTACTAACGCTGGTATCACTGCACTTCAAATGGACATCAAGATCGAAGGTATCACTAAAGAGATCATGCAAATTGCACTTAACCAAGCGCAAGGTGCACGTAAGCACATCCTTTCTGTAATGGATGAAGCTATCTCTGGTGCTCGTGAAGATATCTCTGAATTCGCTCCACGTATCCACACAATGAAAATCAGCTCTGATAAGATCAAAGATGTTATCGGTAAAGGCGGCGCAGTTATCCGTGCTCTTTGTGAAGAAACAGGTACTACAATCGAAATCGAAGACGATGGCACAATCAAGATTGCTGCTACTGAAGGCGCAGCTGCTAAAGAAGCTATCCGTCGTATCGAAGAAATCACTGCTGAAGTTGAAGTTGGCCGCATTTACCAAGGTAAAGTTGCTCGTCTAGCTGACTTCGGTGCATTCGTTACTATCCTTCCAGGTAAAGATGGTCTAGTACACATCTCTCAAATCGCTGACAAGCGTGTTGAGAAAGTGTCTGACTACCTAACTGAAGGTCAAGAAGTGCCAGTTAAGGTTCTTGAAATTGACCGTCAAGGCCGTGTACGTCTAAGCATGAAAGAAGCAGTTGAAACGCCAGCTGAAGGCGAAGCACCTGCTGCTGAGTAA
- the nlpI gene encoding lipoprotein NlpI, producing the protein MKWFQTASMCLLLVLTGCATTSDNTSRWVYPPMAVPLQPSVQQEVQIARLSQLLQRPDLNDEVRAKMLFERGNYYDSVGLRDLARLDFNQSLSLNPAQPDIFNLLGVYFTQVGEFDAAYESFDSTLELDPANSYAERNRSIALYYGERYDLANEDMMKHYADDPSDPFRALWLYIIQHELTPEQAKLDLQNRYESRDEQWGWVLVAIMLEDITEEQAFKAILTGTRDNTLLAQRLTETYFYLAKRHHMNGDYANAISLYKLAVSFNVYEYVEHRYSFLELSRIFSTLKAEHLAQAKLAAAEEEANAK; encoded by the coding sequence GTGAAATGGTTTCAAACCGCGAGTATGTGTTTACTGCTTGTACTAACTGGTTGTGCGACAACATCAGATAACACCTCACGTTGGGTTTATCCACCAATGGCTGTGCCGCTTCAACCAAGTGTTCAGCAAGAAGTGCAAATAGCACGCCTGAGTCAGTTATTACAGCGCCCAGACTTGAACGATGAAGTTCGAGCTAAAATGTTGTTCGAGCGTGGTAACTACTACGACAGCGTTGGCCTGCGTGATTTAGCACGTCTTGATTTCAATCAGTCTCTTTCATTGAATCCCGCTCAACCTGATATCTTCAACCTTTTGGGTGTTTACTTTACGCAAGTAGGGGAGTTTGATGCCGCTTATGAATCTTTTGACTCTACGTTAGAGCTTGATCCTGCAAACTCATATGCAGAACGAAATCGCTCTATCGCACTCTACTATGGCGAGCGCTATGACTTAGCCAATGAAGATATGATGAAGCACTACGCCGATGATCCTAGCGACCCGTTCCGCGCTCTGTGGCTTTACATCATTCAGCATGAACTCACGCCAGAACAAGCGAAGCTTGATTTGCAAAATCGTTACGAGAGTCGTGATGAACAGTGGGGCTGGGTATTAGTTGCGATCATGCTTGAAGATATTACTGAAGAGCAGGCGTTCAAAGCTATCCTAACAGGGACTCGTGACAACACGCTGCTAGCTCAACGCCTGACTGAAACGTACTTCTACCTTGCTAAGCGTCACCACATGAATGGTGATTACGCGAATGCTATCTCTTTGTACAAGTTAGCGGTTTCTTTTAACGTGTATGAATACGTAGAACACCGTTACTCTTTCTTAGAGTTAAGTCGTATTTTTAGTACGCTTAAGGCCGAACATTTAGCGCAAGCTAAGTTGGCCGCTGCCGAAGAAGAAGCTAACGCTAAGTAA
- the ubiU gene encoding ubiquinone anaerobic biosynthesis protein UbiU, which produces MELLCPAGNLPALKTAIDCGADAVYIGFKDDTNARHFAGLNFAGKKLDRAVQYVHDRNKKIHVALNTFAHPNGFERWTNAVDNAAALGVDALIIADIAVLEYAANKYPDLELHLSVQASATNAAAIDFYHKNFNVKRVVLPRVLSIHQVKQLSRNITSDVDLEVFAFGSLCIMAEGRCYLSSYMTGESPNTVGACSPAKYVRWQETETGLESRLNEILIDKYVAGENAGYPTLCKGRFEADIDGERKRYHALEEPTSLNTLSMLPELFAANVASVKIEGRQRSPAYVEQVTRTWRAAIDRYLANPEQYQVEQAWNATLANVSEGTQTTLGAYHRKWQ; this is translated from the coding sequence ATGGAACTCTTATGCCCAGCGGGTAACTTACCTGCTTTGAAAACCGCCATTGATTGCGGTGCGGATGCTGTCTATATCGGATTCAAAGACGATACCAATGCCCGACACTTTGCAGGCCTTAACTTTGCGGGTAAAAAGCTCGATCGTGCCGTGCAATACGTGCATGACCGCAACAAGAAAATTCACGTTGCCTTAAATACTTTTGCTCACCCAAATGGTTTCGAACGTTGGACCAATGCCGTAGACAACGCGGCAGCGCTAGGTGTTGATGCGCTGATCATCGCGGATATTGCGGTTCTTGAATACGCTGCAAATAAATACCCAGATCTAGAACTACACCTATCAGTTCAAGCTTCTGCGACCAATGCGGCTGCAATCGACTTCTATCACAAGAACTTCAATGTAAAACGTGTGGTATTACCCCGCGTATTGTCGATTCATCAGGTCAAACAGCTTTCTCGTAACATCACCTCTGACGTTGACCTTGAAGTATTCGCTTTCGGTAGTTTGTGCATCATGGCTGAGGGCCGTTGCTACCTCTCTTCATACATGACAGGTGAATCCCCTAACACGGTGGGCGCTTGTTCTCCGGCGAAATATGTACGCTGGCAAGAAACAGAAACAGGACTAGAGTCGCGCTTGAATGAGATTCTTATCGACAAGTACGTAGCAGGCGAAAACGCGGGCTACCCAACACTGTGTAAGGGTCGTTTTGAAGCGGACATCGATGGTGAACGTAAGCGCTACCATGCACTTGAAGAGCCAACTAGCCTTAACACGCTATCAATGCTGCCAGAGCTTTTTGCTGCAAATGTTGCTTCTGTGAAGATTGAAGGCCGCCAACGCAGCCCGGCTTATGTTGAACAAGTGACTCGTACGTGGCGTGCGGCCATTGATCGCTACTTAGCGAACCCAGAACAATACCAAGTAGAACAAGCTTGGAATGCGACACTGGCGAATGTATCCGAAGGCACACAAACCACCCTTGGTGCTTACCACCGTAAATGGCAATAG
- a CDS encoding MarR family winged helix-turn-helix transcriptional regulator, which produces MLDQNLEKIERFASKIWRTQVSEDPICQLSFNEYDYLKVIQASPEPIRLTDLAIEMQVTKPSATTMVQRLERKGLVERQASLEDARSKLVILTKKAEIGLEEESKIYQVMAQTLESRLSEQESQLLNQLLDKALK; this is translated from the coding sequence ATGTTGGATCAGAATCTAGAAAAAATTGAACGCTTTGCTTCTAAGATATGGCGAACTCAAGTGAGTGAAGATCCTATCTGCCAATTGAGCTTCAATGAGTACGATTATTTGAAGGTCATTCAAGCTTCACCAGAACCTATTCGGCTAACAGACCTTGCTATTGAGATGCAGGTGACAAAACCTTCAGCCACGACTATGGTTCAAAGGCTAGAAAGAAAAGGGCTCGTAGAACGCCAAGCTTCGCTTGAGGATGCACGCTCTAAATTGGTCATTTTAACCAAGAAAGCTGAAATTGGTTTGGAAGAAGAGAGCAAGATTTATCAGGTGATGGCACAAACGCTTGAGAGCCGTTTATCTGAGCAAGAATCCCAACTGTTGAATCAACTGTTAGATAAAGCGTTGAAGTAA
- a CDS encoding MATE family efflux transporter, with protein MSNSISRQFWRYTIPTVAAMLVNGLYQVVDGIFIGRYVGADGLAGINVAWPVIGSILGIGMLVGVGTGALVSIRQGEKDTKGAKQILATGLTLLLAITPIVSGLLFLFADNFLLWQGAEGRVYELGLQYLHILIGASVFTLGSIAMPFLLRNDDSPNLATILMIVGAVINIVLDYLFIAQFGWELKGAALATAIAQFVVTGLGLAYFFSRRANLRLRWNELKLKLSVIPDIFAIGTSSFFMYAYGSMMVALHNALFSQYGDQLMIGAYAILGYIVTVYYLTAEGIANGMQPLVSYNHGARNQANIRKLLKIAMVSSVLIGVAFVLLLNAFPREFVSVFNSDEPQLVEYTVLGIRLHMFALALDGFLVVAGAYYQAVNKGSKAMFVTIGNMLIQLPFLYIMPKLYGVPGIWIAYPLSNIALSVVVMIMLYKDVKKLDAAPLETATA; from the coding sequence ATGAGTAACTCAATTAGTCGTCAATTCTGGCGATACACAATTCCTACCGTAGCGGCTATGTTGGTTAATGGCCTTTACCAAGTGGTAGATGGCATCTTTATCGGCCGTTATGTAGGCGCTGATGGACTTGCGGGTATTAACGTCGCGTGGCCTGTTATTGGTTCGATTCTCGGCATTGGTATGCTAGTGGGCGTGGGTACGGGTGCCCTTGTCTCGATTCGCCAAGGCGAAAAAGACACCAAAGGCGCTAAGCAGATCTTAGCCACGGGTCTGACCTTGCTGTTGGCGATAACGCCAATTGTCTCTGGGTTGTTGTTTCTGTTTGCTGATAACTTTTTGCTTTGGCAAGGCGCAGAAGGTCGAGTGTATGAGCTTGGCCTGCAGTACTTACATATCCTAATTGGCGCAAGTGTCTTTACCTTAGGCTCAATTGCGATGCCATTTTTACTGCGTAACGATGACAGCCCGAACTTAGCCACGATACTGATGATTGTTGGTGCGGTGATCAATATTGTATTGGATTACCTGTTTATCGCTCAGTTTGGTTGGGAGTTGAAGGGGGCGGCATTGGCAACCGCAATTGCTCAGTTTGTTGTAACCGGTCTGGGTCTGGCTTACTTCTTCTCACGTCGCGCAAACTTACGTTTACGTTGGAATGAACTGAAATTGAAGTTATCGGTTATTCCTGACATCTTCGCTATCGGGACATCCAGCTTCTTTATGTATGCGTATGGTTCGATGATGGTGGCGCTGCACAATGCCTTGTTCTCTCAATATGGCGACCAGTTGATGATTGGTGCTTACGCTATTTTGGGCTACATCGTGACGGTTTATTACCTCACAGCGGAGGGCATCGCAAATGGCATGCAGCCTTTGGTGAGTTACAACCATGGAGCTCGCAATCAAGCGAATATTCGCAAGTTACTGAAGATTGCGATGGTGAGCTCTGTCTTGATTGGTGTGGCGTTTGTGTTGCTGCTGAACGCGTTCCCACGTGAGTTTGTTTCCGTCTTTAACTCGGATGAACCTCAGCTAGTTGAGTACACAGTGTTAGGTATTCGACTACACATGTTTGCATTGGCTCTTGATGGCTTCTTAGTGGTAGCGGGTGCTTATTATCAAGCGGTGAACAAGGGCAGTAAGGCGATGTTTGTGACGATAGGTAATATGCTTATCCAATTACCTTTCTTGTACATTATGCCTAAGTTGTACGGTGTGCCGGGGATCTGGATTGCGTATCCATTGTCCAATATCGCGTTAAGCGTAGTTGTTATGATTATGCTCTACAAAGACGTAAAGAAGCTCGATGCTGCGCCGCTGGAAACCGCGACAGCGTAG
- the truB gene encoding tRNA pseudouridine(55) synthase TruB: protein MARRRKGRPINGVILLDKPTGISSNDALQKVKRIYFAEKAGHTGALDPLATGMLPICLGEATKFSQFLLDSDKRYVVIAKLGERTNTSDSDGEVVETRDINVTQEQLERCIASFKGETDQIPSMFSALKYQGKPLYEYARAGIEVPRESRKITVYSIELLRFEGDEVEMEVHCSKGTYIRTITDDLGEMLGCGAHVTMLRRTGVAKYPYERMVTLEQLNEILEQAQAQEIAPKELLDPLLMPMDTAVEDLPEVNLNAELTDLVQHGMPVQVAGAPAEGTVRMTSGEEKLFVGVAQIAEDGRVAPKRLVVFRDEEPQA, encoded by the coding sequence ATGGCTCGCCGTCGTAAAGGTCGCCCTATAAACGGGGTAATTCTGTTAGATAAGCCGACAGGTATTTCATCTAATGATGCACTGCAAAAAGTAAAACGTATTTACTTTGCAGAGAAAGCAGGGCACACCGGTGCTCTGGATCCTCTTGCGACTGGCATGCTGCCAATTTGTCTTGGTGAAGCAACGAAGTTTTCTCAGTTTCTATTAGATTCTGATAAGCGCTACGTTGTTATTGCTAAGCTTGGTGAGCGTACCAACACTTCAGACTCTGATGGTGAAGTGGTTGAAACGCGTGATATCAACGTGACTCAAGAGCAACTTGAACGCTGCATTGCAAGCTTCAAAGGTGAAACCGACCAGATACCATCAATGTTCTCAGCATTGAAGTATCAAGGTAAGCCTTTGTATGAATACGCACGTGCAGGTATCGAGGTTCCTCGTGAGTCTCGCAAGATCACTGTGTACTCTATTGAGCTACTTCGCTTTGAAGGCGATGAAGTTGAGATGGAAGTGCATTGTTCTAAAGGGACTTATATCCGTACGATCACCGACGATCTTGGTGAAATGCTAGGTTGTGGTGCTCATGTGACAATGCTTCGTCGTACTGGTGTTGCAAAGTACCCGTATGAACGCATGGTTACCTTGGAGCAGCTGAACGAAATTCTAGAGCAAGCACAAGCGCAAGAAATTGCACCTAAAGAGTTGCTTGATCCATTGCTAATGCCAATGGACACGGCTGTAGAAGATTTACCTGAAGTTAACTTGAATGCGGAACTGACTGATCTTGTTCAGCACGGTATGCCCGTTCAAGTCGCAGGCGCTCCTGCTGAAGGTACCGTTCGCATGACAAGCGGTGAAGAGAAGCTGTTTGTTGGCGTTGCTCAAATTGCTGAAGATGGCCGAGTTGCACCGAAACGTTTGGTTGTTTTCAGAGATGAAGAGCCACAAGCGTAA
- the rpsO gene encoding 30S ribosomal protein S15: MSLNAETKAAIVAEYAQSEGDTGSPEVQVALLTASINHLQGHFKAHKHDHHSRRGLLRMVSSRRKLLDYLKGKNLTRYQDLIKRLGLRR; encoded by the coding sequence ATGTCTCTGAATGCAGAAACTAAAGCAGCAATCGTTGCAGAATACGCACAATCTGAAGGCGACACAGGTTCACCAGAAGTACAAGTAGCACTACTTACTGCTTCTATCAACCACCTACAAGGTCACTTCAAAGCGCACAAACACGATCACCACAGCCGTCGTGGTCTATTACGTATGGTTTCTAGCCGTCGTAAGCTTCTTGATTACTTGAAAGGCAAAAACCTTACTCGTTACCAAGACCTAATCAAGCGTCTAGGCCTACGTCGCTAA